The genomic window AACATTATTAGCAGGTAGCCCTGAAATTGTTGGTGCACAAACATTAACTCGTTTCTTCGCAATCCATGTATTCTTCCTGCCAGCAGCATTATTTGGCTTAATGGCTGCCCATTTCGTGATGATTCGAAAGCAAGGTATTTCGGGTCCATTGTAAAATACATATGTAACATAAGGGAGGGAAGACGATGCATCGCGGAAAAGGTATGAAATTTGTTGGGGATTCTCGTGTACCTGTAGAGAGAAAACCTAATGTACCGAAAGACTATTCCGAATATCCAGGAAAAACGGAAGCGTTTTGGCCGAATTTCCTTTTAAAAGAATGGTTGATTGGAGCTGTATTTTTAGTTGGCTATCTTTGCCTAACAATTGCACATCCATCACCACTTGAACGTATAGCTGATCCAACGGATACAGGCTATATACCATTACCAGACTGGTATTTCTTGTTCTTATATCAATTACTTAAATACGAGTATGCATCAGGTCCTTGGACAATCGTTGGTGTTATTTTAATTCCTGGTTTAGCATTTGGCGGATTATTAATTGCTCCATGGTTAGATAGAGGCCCAGAGCGTCGTCCGTCAAAACGACCAATTGCAACCGCTATGATGTTACTTGCTTTAGCGGCAACTATTTTCTTAACGTGGGAATCTGTAGTAAACCATGATTGGGAAGCTGCGGCTGAGCAAGGGAAAATCGTTAAAACAGTTGAATTCGACAAAGAAGACCCTGGTTATAAGGCGCTTGAAGCAAGCGGCTGTTTAAACTGTCACGGAACTGATTTGCTTGGTGGACCAGCAGCGCCTGGTTTAACAGAGACTGGTGCAACATTATCAGCAGAAGAAATTGCTGATATCGCTGTAAATGGACGTAATACAATGCCTCCAGGAATGTTCCAAGGTTCTGATGAAGATTTAAAAGCGCTATCTGAATTTATTGCTAACATTGGTAAATAAACTATATACTTCAAAAAGCTGACTTTCAAATGAAGGTCAGCTTTTTATTTAGTTTTTATTTCTGTTAAAATAAAAGGTAATTATATTTGCGGAGTTGAGTAAATGAAACTATTGATTCAGTTTTTAGGATGGCGCTCAATTTTAGCGCTATTACTAGTTATTAATGTGCTTGGTACGATTTGGGGTTACATATGGTACGGAGGACAATTAGCAGATACTCCAGCATATTTTCTACCATTTGTGCCTGATAGCCCCACAGCAAGTTTATTTTTTGTGTTTGTTTTAATTGCTTTCCTATTACGAAAAAATTGGCCTCTTATCGAAGCACTCGCGATTGTAACACTTTTCAAATATGGAATCTGGGCTGTTGTCATGAATTTGTTAGTATTAAAGGTAGAAGGATATTTACCATGGGAAGGCTATATGCTAATAGCTTCTCATGGCGCAATGGCAATCCAAGGGCTATTATATGCCCCGTATTATCGCATGAAAGGATGGCATTTAATTGCTGCCGCCGTTTGGACCTTACATAATGATGTTATTGATTATGTTTTTGGAATGATGCCGAGATACAGTATGCTTAGTGATTTCACGGCGCAAATAGGTTATTTTACTTTTTGGCTAAGCATTACCTCCATCTTTATTACATACTGGTTATGCATAAGAGATAAACACTATAAAACATCATTGTTATAGTGTTCTACTCTTGTCCCTTCTCTCATAAACTCATACAAAGCCTAGGAGGGACAAGGGATGGTTAGAAAGATATTTTTACCTTTTATTTTTGTCTGTTTGTTTATTCCACAACAGATTTATGCTAATAATGAAGCTTGGACTAAACTGGATAAGCTTACTAATCATGCGCTTATGCTTACGAAGCAGGAAAAATATGCTGAGGCAAAAAAAATGCTCGAGCAATTTTCGGCTCAGTTTATAAAAATATATCCGAAGGAAAAGCAAGTGACAATGAACGATTTACGCGTCCTTTCGAT from Bacillus sp. (in: firmicutes) includes these protein-coding regions:
- a CDS encoding DUF1405 domain-containing protein; the encoded protein is MKLLIQFLGWRSILALLLVINVLGTIWGYIWYGGQLADTPAYFLPFVPDSPTASLFFVFVLIAFLLRKNWPLIEALAIVTLFKYGIWAVVMNLLVLKVEGYLPWEGYMLIASHGAMAIQGLLYAPYYRMKGWHLIAAAVWTLHNDVIDYVFGMMPRYSMLSDFTAQIGYFTFWLSITSIFITYWLCIRDKHYKTSLL
- a CDS encoding cytochrome C oxidase Cbb3; translation: MHRGKGMKFVGDSRVPVERKPNVPKDYSEYPGKTEAFWPNFLLKEWLIGAVFLVGYLCLTIAHPSPLERIADPTDTGYIPLPDWYFLFLYQLLKYEYASGPWTIVGVILIPGLAFGGLLIAPWLDRGPERRPSKRPIATAMMLLALAATIFLTWESVVNHDWEAAAEQGKIVKTVEFDKEDPGYKALEASGCLNCHGTDLLGGPAAPGLTETGATLSAEEIADIAVNGRNTMPPGMFQGSDEDLKALSEFIANIGK